The following proteins are co-located in the Tripterygium wilfordii isolate XIE 37 chromosome 2, ASM1340144v1, whole genome shotgun sequence genome:
- the LOC120010181 gene encoding uncharacterized protein LOC120010181: MGGGCKKKTIPSHHPREEKREDKRPKKEQSTIGAPSNNWRSHKSGASDYVKNCPEYPLRIHQVEAVQVLKKTGNEVKWPPKKETEGWKDLKKWCDFHQDIGHTTHDCRGLRYEGKWKVDDPETLPPPPLATSTYCVISGGLEIRGLSHTSDKKHEKEAANLGVKMARFVGTFTNQVMVFADDEATQLLHPHHDALVLTLQVANINLKRILIDNGSSTNVLFLAAYKEMGLDETLILRKLTALIGFNGEVSHSLGEVVLPIYAPGLNKQTRFSIVDSPSDYNAILGRPWLHAIRVVPSTYHQVLRYPPIVVLGKSWGISTLLGVATKPP; the protein is encoded by the exons ATGGGAGGAGGATGCAAGAAGAAAACCATCCCATCCCATCACCCTAGAGAAGAGAAACGCGAAGATAAACGTCCTAAGAAGGAGCAATCCACCATTGGCGCTCCCAGCAATAATTGGCGCTCCCATAAGTCTGGAGCATCCGATTACGTAAAAAACTGTCCGGAGTATCCCCTCCGGATACATCAAGTCGAGGCTGTGCAAGTTTTAAAGAAGACGGGCAATGAGGTGAAGTGGCCACCCAAGAAAGAAACTGAAGGGTGGAAAGATCTTAAGAAGTGGTGCGACTTTCATCAAGATATTGGGCACACCACTCATGACTGCAGAGGCCTCAGGTATGAG GGAAAATGGAAAGTTGATGACCCGGAAACATTACCGCCGCCACCATTGGCCACATCAACTTACTGTGTAATCTCTGGAGGGTTAGAGATTAGAGGGCTTTCCCATACCTCAGATAAGAAGCATGAGAAAGAAGCGGCGAACCTAGGCGTTAAAATGGCACGGTTTGTAGGGACTTTCACTAACCAAGTGATGGTCTTTGCTGATGACGAGGCTACCCAACTATTACATCCGCACCATGATGCTTTGGTGCTTACGCTTCAGGTTGCAAACATTAATCTGAAGCGAATCTTGATTGACAACGGAAGTTCAACCAATGTATTGTTTTTGGCTGCGTATAAAGAGATGGGTCTGGATGAGACCTTGATACTGCGAAAGTTGACAGCACTCATTGGGTTCAATGGCGAGGTGAGCCATTCATTGGGTGAAGTTGTGTTGCCCATTTATGCCCCAGGATTGAACAAGCAGACCAGGTTCTCCATTGTAGATTCACCTTCTGATTATAATGCCATTCTGGGACGCCCTTGGTTGCATGCCATAAGGGTCGTACCCTCTACTTATCACCAAGTCCTACGCTACCCTCCAATAGTGGTGTTAGGGAAATCTTGGGGGATCAGCACTCTTCTAGGAGTTGCTACAAAACCACCATGA
- the LOC120010191 gene encoding polycomb group protein Psc-like, protein MKKVEEGISSAEVSVPFSWESRPGTPTVKLGETPLPPLTPPPSYFYNVNLSTPIKKHSKPKLLSSIFRRTSSNLPSSPASSSSSSSSSSQSWTSRPKSYSVPSSPRQSYKEVEDEEECEESPVATLCFGSRASARSRGCLQFRGHACDELD, encoded by the exons ATGAAGAAGGTTGAAGAGGGAATAAGCAGTGCAGAAGTTTCAGTTCCATTTTCATGGGAATCTCGACCTGGAACTCCGACAGTGAAGTTGGGGGAGACACCTCTCCCTCCTCTGACCCCTCCCCCTTCCTACTTTTACAACGTAAACCTGAGTACACCCATCAAAAAACACTCCAAACCAAAGCTTTTAAGCTCTATATTTCGAAGAACTAGTAGCAATCTCCCATCATCACCTGCATCatcgtcttcttcttcatcctcgtCGTCTCAGTCATGGACTTCGCGCCCTAAATCCTACTCGGTGCCATCATCTCCAAGACAGTCATATAAGGAAgtagaagacgaagaagaatgCGAGGAGTCCCCAGTTGCAACTCTCTGCTTTGGAAGCAGAGCAAGTGCTAGGTCCAGAGGATG CCTTCAGTTCAGGGGGCATGCATGTGATGAACTTGAttga